Sequence from the Saccharopolyspora pogona genome:
TTCGCAGCGGGCCTGGAAGTCCCGGCCGGTTCCCCCAGCCCGCGCTGGACGAGCTGGACCCCGTTCACCTACCCGTTCAACATGACCCAGCAGCCCGCCGCGAGCATCCCCTGTGGACTTACCGCTGACGGGTTGCCGATCGGCCTGCAGATCGTCGGCCCCCGCCACGGTGACGCGAAGGTCCTCCGCGCGGCCCGCGCCTACGAGCGGGCACACCCCTGGCAGCGCCCCAGAACCTCCTGATCGGAGCGACTTCACGCCAGGGTGAGCATGGTGGCGAAGCCGAGGCCCGTCACCAGGATCGTGGAGCAGGCGCCGAGCGCGAAAGCCTTGGCGCCGTTTCGCAGCAGCGCCTTGATCCGCACCCCGAACCCCAGCGCGAACAGCGCACCCGTCAGCAGCAGGGTGGTCAGCTGCTTCGCGCCGTCCAGCACGGCCTCCGGCAGCACACCCGCGCTGCGAACCGCCACCGCGACCAGGAATCCGAGCACGAAAAGCGGCATGATCGGTGGCCGCTTGCCGCTGTCGGCGGCGCTGTGGCGGCGCTCCACCACGCTGACCGCGGTCACCATCGGCGCCAGCAGGACAACCCGGCTGAGCTTAATGACCACTGCGACGGCCACCGCGGCCGCGCCGGCCGGCGACGCGGCCGCCACCACCTGCGCCACCTCGTGCACGCTGCCGCCGGCGACACGGCCGATCTCATCGCCCGACAACCCATACCCGACGGCCAACGCGGGCAACGCGAGCATCGAGATGGTCCCGAAGACCGTCACCATCGCCACGCTCGTGGCCACGTCCTCGTCATCGCGCTCGACCACGCTCTCCATCGCCGCCACCGCCGACGCACCGCAGATCGAGAAGCCCGTCGCCACCAGCATCGACAGCCCGCGCGGGACCCCCATCAACCGACCGATCAGCAACGTCCCCACGAAAGTCAGGGCCACGATCAGCAGCACCGCCACCACAGTGCCCGCGCCGAGCCCCAACACCTGCGTCACCGACAGCTGCAAACCCAGCAGCACCACCCCGACGCGCAGCAACGTCTTCGTCGACCACGCGATGCCCGGCCGCGCCAACGCCGGAAAGCCCGGCATGTTGCCGGCCACGATGCCCACGACCACCGCGACGGTCAACGCGCTCACCGCCGGAAACTGCCCGGAGATCGCCATGGACACCGCGATCGCCACGGCGGTGACCGCGAGACCCGGCCACAACACCGCAACGCCTGCACCTGGCTGCTGCGAGCTGAATGTTTTCGTCACCCGTTCAGGCTCGCCACGACGCCGCCCGCGCAGTAGCCATGATCTGCACAGGAGGTCATAGCCAAAGTGCATGCCCGACCAGCGGGACGGGCGGCGAGCAGCCGGATTCACCCGGCTGGTGACCTACCCTGAGGGCATGACCCCGCCCGACCCCGAATCGCTCCGGCTCCTGGTCCTCGTCGGCGAGCTCGGCAGCATCGGAGCCGCAGCGGCCGAGCTGCGGGTCAGCCAGCCCTCGGCGAGCAAGCGCCTCAGCCGGCTGGAGCGCCAACTCGCCCTACCGCTGGTGGAACGCACCCGCCAGGGCTGCACGCTCACCCCTGCCGGGGTCATGGTCTGCGACTGGGCCAAGCAGGTCCTAGCGCACGTCGACGGCCTGATGAACGGCGTGCGGGCGCTGCGTGCCCAGCACGAGGGCAAGCTCCGCGTCGCCGCCAGCATGACCGTCGCCGAATACCTCGTTCCCCGCTGGATCAGCCAGCTGCGCCGCACGCTGCCCGACGTGCACCTGGAGCTCGACGTGGCCAACTCCCTGTCCGTGGCCGAAGCCGTCCGCCACGGACACGCCGACCTCGGCTTCATCGAAACCCCGGTGCCGCCCGAAGGCGTCTCGGTGCGGTTCGTGACCCGCGACCGCATGGTCGTCGTCGCACCGCCGGAGCACCCGTGGGCCCGGCTGCGCCGCCCGCTGACCGCCACCGAACTCGCCGCGACCCCGCTGATCGTGCGCGAACACGGCTCCGGCACCCGCGAAACCCTCTACCGCGCACTCGCCGGAGTCGGTGCCGACCCGGTCACCCCGCTGCTGGAGCTTCGCTCCACCACAGCTGCCCGCAACGCCGTCGTCGCCGGCGCCGGGCCCGCGGTCCTCAGCGTCCTCGCGGTCGCCACCGACCTCGCCGAGAAACGCCTCGTCGACGTCCCCGTCGCAGCGCTCGACCTGCACCGCCCGCTGCACGCGGTCTGGCGCTCCGGCCTCCAGCTCACCGGCTCCGCCGCGGCCCTGCTGGCCACCGCCATGCGCACGCCGGAGGCGAGCCCCGCCGGGTAAGGACCGCTATTCCTCGTCCCAGGCCGACATCACGTGCTTGATCCGGCTGTACTCCTCCAGGCCGTAGCGGCCGAAGTCGCGCGCAGACGCCGAATGCTTGAACCCGCTGTGCGGCATCTCCGCCGTGAACGGGTGGTGCGTGTTGATCCACACCGTGCCGGCCTGCAACCGCCGCGACACCCGCATCGCCCGCGCGTGGTCGCGCGTCCAGATGCTCGACACCAGCCCGTAGCGCACGCCGTTGGCCAGCTCGACAGCCCCCTGCTCGCTGTCGAAGCGCTGCACCGTCAGCACCGGCCCGAGCACCTCGTTCTGCACCAGCTCGTCGTCCTGCTCCACGCCGGCGACCACCGTCGCCTCGTGGAAGAAGCCCCGCTCCCCCTTGCGCCGCCCACCGGTGACGATCCGCGCGTGCTCCGGCAACCGCTCCAGATGCGCCTGCACCATCTCCAGCTGCCCCAGGCTGTTCAACGGCCCGAACGCCGCGTCCAGATCCTGCGGCGGCCCCGGACGCATCGCCTCGGCCCACTCGGCCAACGCCACCACGAGCTCGTCGAACACCGCCGGACCCGCCAGCACACGGCTTGCCGCCGTGCAGCTCTGCCCCGCGTTGCCGAACGCCGCCGCCGCGATCCGCCGGGCCGCCCGCGGCACGTCCGCGTCGTCGAACACCACCGCCGGGGCCTTGCCACCGAGTTGCAGGTGCGCCCGCTTAAGGTCGGAGGCCGCGGAACCCGCGACCTCCATCCCGGACCGGACCGTGCCGGTGATCGAGAACATCCCGGGCACTTCGTGCGCCACCATCGCCCGGCCGCTGTCGCGATCCCCGCAAATCAGGTTCAACGCGCCCGCGGGCAAGAACTGGCCCGCGATCTCCACCAGGAGCGCGGTGCTCACCGGCGTCGTCTCCGCGGGCTTGATCACCACCGTGTTGCCCGCAGCCAGAGCCGGCGCGAACTTCGCCGCGGCCAGCAGCAGCGGATGCGTCCACGACGTGACCTGCGCGCACACCCCGATCGGTTCGCGCCGCGAGAACGACGTGTGCCCCGGCCGGTACTCGCCGCCGGCCCCGTCCTCCTGGACCCGCGCCGCCCCGGCGTAGAAGCGGATCAGGTCCACCGCCATCGGCAGCTCATCGTCGCGCACCACCGACCAGGGCTTGCCGGTGTTGCGGCACTCTGCCACCACCAGCTCATCGGCCCTCTCCTCGACGGCGTCGGCGACGTCCAGCAGCACCTGTTGCCGCTGCCGGGGCGTCGTCTGCGACCAGGATTCGAACGCCGACGCGGCCACCACCATCACCGCGTCGACGTCCATCCAGCGCGTCAGCGGAGCGGTGCCATACTCCTCGCCGGTGCTCGGATCCACCAGCGGTAGCGTCTCGCCGGCCAGGGTGTCGGCGGGCTCGCCGTCGACGAAGTTGTGTAGTTCCAACACCGTGGTCAAAAGATAGGCCTCCATCGCCGGGCCGACCGCCGTTGGCCGACCAGGTGCTACGTCCGCCAACCGACCCTATCCCCACGGGCGAGCGTGTGAAGGCGGCTCGCCGGGGCAGCTCGTCTTCGGCCGCCGCAGCCACTGCGCCAGGGTGCCCACCGCCATGAGGACCAGCACTGGCGCGAACGCCCACCGGTAGGCCTGCGCCGCGGGCAGGTCCGACACCGACTGCAGCACCGCGCCGACCAGCAGCTGGATCAGCACCGCCGCGCTGAATCCGCCCATGTTCACCACACCCGAGGCGGTTCCGCAGCGGTGCGCCGCGTTGGCCATCCGCGCCCCGTCGAAGGCCAGCATGGCCCCGCCACCGCCAGCGCCGATGAACACCAGCGCCACCACCAGCAGCGGCATCGGCAACGTCCCCGGCCAGAGGACCAGCACCGCCCACACCAGCACCACAGCCGTGGACAACCCCAGGGTGTAGCGGTCCCGCCGCTGCGGGCGGCCCGAGATGTACTGGCCCGCGAACAACGAGCCCCCGATGAACCCGAGCACGCTGAGCATCAGCAGCGAACCCACCTCGGCCTGGCCGTGCCCCTGCGACTTCGTCAGCCACGGCCCGCCCCACAGCGTCGTCACCGCCAGGAACTGCGCCATCAGCACGAAGTGCACCCAGAACGAGTGCCTGGTGCCGCGCTGCGCGATCACGTGACGCAACGTGTGCGTGACCCGCTCGCGCAGCTCCGGCGTGTCGTGCGCGGGCTGGGCGTGATCAGGCGGGATGTTGTCGGGGCGGTCCTGGATCGCGAGTACCGCGAGCAGTGTCAGCGCGACCGTCAGGGCGGCCGCCCCGAAGAACGTCGGCACCCACCCCAGGTTGTGCAGCGAAAGGCCCAGCGGCAGCGTCGAGACCACCTGCCCCAGGCCGCCGGCCAACCCCGTAAGGGCCACGACCTTGCCGTACTTGTGCGGTGGGAACCAGAGCGCCGCCAGCCGAAGCACGTTGGTGAACATGAACGCGTCGCCGAAGCCGATGAGTATCCGTCCGGCGATACCGCCGACGATCGAGGTGGTGAGCGCGAACACCGCCGACCCGACGGCCATCGCGACCATGCCACCGGTGATCACCTTCCGCGGCCCGAGCCGGTCGGCCAGCAGCCCCGACGGCACCTGCAGGACCAAGTAGACACCCAGCTGCAGCGCGGAGAACAGCGCCAGGACCGCCGGGCCGGTGTCGAAGCGCCGCAACGCTTCCGGTGCCGCCACGCCGAGGCTGGCCCGGTGGAAAAGCGCCGCGCAATAGCAGAGCGCGCCGACGCCCCACACCAGCCACGCCACCTTCGACGATCTGGGGCGATCGCCCTGCTCCCCGATGGGTGACGCGGTCATGACGGTCTTGGACACCGGAAACTCCTCCCCGGAAATCTTGTATTCACCATAGATACAAGATGGGCGGAAGTAGGATGACCTCGTGTCGAGCGCAACACCACGCGACCCCGTGTCCTCCGCCACTCCCGCCGTACCCGGGCCGCCCGCCGCGGACCGCGCGTATCAGCACGTCAAGGCCGGCCTGCTGGACGGCAGCTACCCCGACGGCGACCTGCTGTCCGAGGGCGAGGTGGCGAACGCGCTGCAGATGTCGCGCACCCCGGTGCGCGAGGCGTTCCTGCGTCTGCAGACCGAGGGGTTCCTGCGGCTCTACCCGAAGCGGGGTGCGCTGGTCGTGCCGGTGACCCCCACCGAGGCCCGGGCGGTCGTGGAAGCCCGGCTCGCGCTGGAGAGTTTCGCCATCGACAAGCTCGCCATGCAGGGCCGGGACGCGATGACCGCCGTCGGCGAGCAGTTAGCCGCACACCCCGCGTGCGATGCCGCCGAGCTCAGCGACGCCGGGATGCACGAGGCCGACCGCGCATTCCACGCGACCCTGGTGGCCGCGGCGGGAAACCCGGTGGTCGCCGAGCTCTACAACGCACTGCGCGACAAGCAGATGCGGATCACCGCCACGGCCCGCACCCACGCCGTGCGCCCTCGCATCACCCAGCAGCACGCACACCTCGCGTCGGCGATCCGGGACGGCGACCCGGAGCTGGCCAAGGCCCGGCTGCGCAAGCACCTGCTCGGCACGGTCCGCGCTTTAGGGGTCGCCGGCGGCCCCTATCTCGACCCGGAATCGGACTTCTGAAGCGGTTCGGCTCTCCTCTCAAGCCTTCGCGACGTCGCCGAGGGTGATTAACTTCGATCGACACTGAAATAATCGTGATTGCAAAACTGACGGGCTGCGGCAGTTTCGCCGGGATTCGCCCCGCTGGCGTCGGACCCGCCGCCTAGCCTCGGGACGTGACCGAGACGCAGTTCGTCAAGGCAACGCCTCCGCCACGGCTGCGGCCGCTGATCAGCGACATCTCCGGATACCGCGTGCGCTCCGCGCCGGGCGTGCACCGCGGCCTCCCGTCGCGGAGCCTGATCGTGATCATCACGCTGGACGAGACGGTGGACGTCACCTTCGACTCGGGCGATCGGTGTTGACCTCTTCGCCGTGCCAAGCTTCTCGGCAGGGTGATGCGCTTCGAACGCGCCCGCCGCCAGCTGATCGCCGGGAACGTCGGAAGCCTCGCCGACATCGCGGCGGACTCCGGTTACAGCGACCAGGCCCACTTCAACCGGGACTGGCGGGAGTTCACCGGCGTCGCGCCGTCGCGCTGGATTGCCGAGGAGCTTCCATTCGTCCAAGGCGCGGCGCATCTCGACGACGCATCCTGGCGCCATGACGACGAACGCAACGCGAACCGCGATCTGGCCCCTGATCCCCTACGCCGACAAGAAAGCCGGCATCCGCTTCCTGATGCAGGCGTTCGGATTCGAGGAAACCCTGATCGTGCCCGGTGAAGGCGGTGAGATCGTGCACGCGGAACTCCGCTGGCCGGGCGGCGGCGGCATCATGATCGGCACCTGCGACTCCGGAAGCCCCTTCGCCAAGCCGAAGGGCTCGGGCGCCGCCTACGTGGTTACCGGCGACCCCGACGCGCTGTTCCAACGCGCCGTCGCCGCCGGCGCCGAGATCGTCCATGAACTCGTGGACCAGGGCTATGGCTCGCGGGAGTTCTCTGTCCGGGATCCGGAAGGCAACAGCTGGAGCTTCGGGACATACGCGGGCAGCTGACCGCCGAGCCCCTCGATGCGGCAACGAAAAGGCTCGGCGGGACGTTCGGTCCCGCCGAGCCTCGGACGAACTCCGCTCAGCCCTGCTGCGGCGGCGGCTCCGGCAACGCGGTGGGGGCGATGCCCGGGCTGGGCACCTCCTTGCGCGCCACCGCCTCGGCCGCCCGCACCGCTTCCGCGACCTCCGGGGTCGTCGAGGTGTCGAACCAGGACTTCACCGACTCCTCTTCCTCCTCCGGAGCAGCGGTCGGCGGCTCCTCCTTCGGCGGCTCGTAGCGGAACACGCCGTCCTCGCCGGGCGCGCCGAGCATCCGCGCGAAGCCCTCCAGGGACTTGCCGAAGTCGCTGGGCACCACCCAGACCTTGTTCGCGTCACCCTGCGCCATCTGCGGCAGGGTCTGCAGGTACTGGTAGGCCAGCAGCTCCGGGGTCGGCTTGCCGCGCTTGACCGCCGCGAAGACCTTCTCGATGGCCTTGGCCTGCCCCTGCGCCTGCAGGTACCGGCTGGCCCGCTCGCCCTGCGCCCGCAGGATGCTGGACTGCCGGTCGGCCTCGGCGGTTAGGATCGCCGCCTGCTTCTGGCCCTCTGCCGCGAGGATCGACGCCTGCTTCTGCCCCTCCGCGGTCTTGATCGCCGATTCCCGGGTGCCCTCGGCGTTGAGGATCATCGCGCGCTTCTCCCGGTCGGCGCGCATCTGCTTCTCCATCGAGTCCTGGATGGACGGCGGCGGATCGATGGCCTTGAGCTCGACCCGCGCGACCCGGATGCCCCAGCGACCGGTCTCCTGGTCCAGCACCCCGCGCAGCTGCGTGTTGATCTTGTCGCGGGAGGTCAGCGTCTCCTCGAGGCTCATCGCGCCGACCACGTTTCGCAGCGTCGTGGTGGTCAGCTGCTCCACCGCGATGATGTAGTTGGAGATCTCGTACACCGCAGAGCGCGAATCGGTGACCTGGAAGTACACCACCGTGTCTATGGACACCGTCAGGTTGTCCTGGGTGATCACCGGCTGCGGAGGGAACGAGACGACCTGCTCGCGCAGGTCGATCCGGGCCCGCACCCGGTCGAAGAACGGCACCAGGAAGTTCAGCCCGGGCTCGGCCACCGACCGGAACTTCCCGAGCCGTTCGATCACCGCTGATTGGGCCTGCGGCACCACCATCACCGACTTTACGGCGATGATCAGCACCAGCAGCACCACGACCACTAGCACGATCAGTCCGGTCATGCGTACATCCATCTCCTCACAACTCGGTCCCCACGACGGCGGTCGCGCCTGCGATCTCCACGACGGTGACCGTCTGGCCGACCTCGATAACTTGGGTTTCGTCGAACGCCCGAGCCGACCAAAGCTCGCCATTGATGCGCACCTGACCGCCGTGCGCATCCACAGTGGATTCCACCAGGGCGTGCTTGCCGACTAGCGCGTCCACATTGGTCTTGAGTTCACCGGGGTGGTGCATCCGTCGCTTCAGCGCCGGTCGCGCCAGGAAGATCAGCCCCAGCCCCAGCACCGCGAACACCACGGCGTCTACCGGCAGCGGAGCGCCCAGCACCGAAGCACCCGCGGCGCCCAGAGCCGCGGCGCCCAGCATCACCAGGACGAAGTCCCCGGAGAGCACCTCGGCACCTACGAGCAGCACCCCAGCGATGAGCCACAGCAGCGCGGGTGTCATGTCTCCCATGGTGGCAGACGCGAACAGGCCCCGGCTGGCCGATTCGTTGGGTGTGATCAACGCGTGATGTCGGGCTCAGCCGTCCTCGGTGACGAAGTCGATCAGCCGCTCGACCGCGGTCAGCAACGGGGTCTCCACGTCGCGGAAGTTCGACACCGACGAGAGGACCCGCCGCCAGCCGTCGGCCGGCTCGGGCCAGCCCAGCTCCGCGCAGACCCCCTGCTTCCAGTCCGTCCCGCGCGGCACCCGCGGCCAGCCCACGATACCCAACGCCTGCGGCTTGACCGCCTCCCAGATGTCGACGAACGGGTGGCCGGTGATCAGCACGTGCGGGTCGTCGATGCCCTCCACGAGGCGGGACTCCTTGCTGCCGGGCACCAGGTGGTCCACCAGCACCCCGACCCGCCGCCCCGGCTCGGGGGCGAACTCGGCCAGCAGCCCGGGCAGGTCGTCGACGCCGTGCAGCGGCTCCACGACCACGCCCGCCACCCGCAGGTCGTGCCCCCAGATGCGCTCGACCAGCTCGGCGTCGTGCTGGCCCTCCACCCAGATCCGGCTGCCCCGCGCGGTGCGCGCCCGCAGGCCCTCGACCCGCACCGACCCGGACGCCGAGCGCGTCGGCTTCGCCTGGGCAGCGCCGCGCACCGGCACCAACGTCGCGGGCTCGCCCTCGAACAGGAACGCGGCCGGGCGCATCGGGAACAGCCGCTGCTTGCCGTGCCGGTCCTCCAGCACGACGGTGCCCTTCTCCACCCTCAGCACCGCGCCGCAGAAACCGCTCGCCGGGTCTTCGACCACCAGGCCAGGTTCGGCGGGGATCTCGGGCACCTTCCGCCGTCGCGGGCCCGCGAGGATGTCCTTGCCGTAGTTGACCGAACGCACGAGGCGTCACGGTAATCCGATCGTGGACAACTTGGTGTGCGGCGCGCCGCCGAAGCGCAGATCACAGTGGAACGCCCCCGGACGACAAGGCGGCGGTCCGATCCGTACTCTCTGTCGACGTGCCTTGCCCAAGCGCCACGATGGTTGTCTGGACGTCCGCCTGGCTGCACGGTGCAGCCGCTTCGGACGACGTGCTCGATGCCCTGCAGACCTGGGCCGAGTCGCAGGAGCTGCAAGCCGCCGACGCGGATCTGGCCGCGCGGCTGGACCTCCCCGGCCCGCAGGAGACCCCGGCCGGTCCGGCGCTGCTGCTGGCAGCGCTACGCAAAGCCGGGGCCGGCAACAGCGAGCTGGTGCTGCCGGTGCCCGGCGACGCCCGCGGCCTCGGCGGCTCGAGCCCGTTCGCGAAGCTTGCGATGCGCGTCGGCGAAGCCGTCGTGCTGCCGCAGGCCGGGATCGGGCTGGTCCCGCAGCGCATCGCCGAGGGCATCCTGCGCTGGACGGCGTTCGAAATCGGCGATCTGCCGCCAACCGAACATTTGCCGATCGGCGAGGCCGAGCACGGCATGGCCTCGGCGATGCGGGAAGCGGCCAGCGCGCTGATCGACCTCGGTGTGGCCAAGCACCGCCCCGGGGTGCGGGAGGAGATCGGCAAAACCGTCGCGTCCCGCCCTGCGCCGCCGTGGCCGGAAGGCGTGCCGCAGCGCACCCTCCGGATCCTGCAGCGAGCCACCGAGGTCGAGGCGATCCTGTGGGTGGCCACCGAGGACGCGCCCGGCGCTGCCATGTCCGCCTCGGCGATCCGCGGCCGAACGGAAGCCCTGCGCCCGCTGTTCGACGCGGTCCGCGCCGCCCGCCGGGCGTCGGTCGCCGAGATGGTCCGTATCCTCGCCGACCGAGCGGAGAAGTCCTGACCCACCCGTTCCTGGAAACCTGAAGGACACCTTTCGCCAAATCACCTGCCAAATCACCTGGCAGTAGGTGCCCTTCACCCGGAAGGATGGCCCACCGTCAGTGGCCGGTCAGCGAGTTGAACAACAGGCTGGTCTGCGTGCTCGTCACTCCCGGTACGTCACGGATTGATGTCCCAGCGGTACGAGCAGCTGCTCGCCGGCGGCGTGCCGGTGACCGCGCTGAGCCGCTGCGCGGTCGCCCTGGCCACCTTGCCGAGGATCACCGCTCACCACCCAGAGAACGAAGTCATCGGTGTCGAAATCGGCGAGTTCGAATCGCCCGCAGATGCGGCGGGCAACCCCGGTCATCGATGCGTTAGAACCGATCCTTCAAGCCGTCGCGCGTCCCGAATGACCAACTGGGTGAGGCCGAGGACGCGCTCCGGGCGATGTCCTCGGCCTCACCGCGCCCCTCAAGGCGGAACAGGTGTCCTCCACGCGGAACCGGCCCGTCAGCAACCGGGGGCGCAGGGTTCACCGTTGGTGGTGGAACCTGCTGCTGGCATGGCGGAGAGCTTCCGCGGCTCGACGCCGTCGGTGTGCTCG
This genomic interval carries:
- a CDS encoding YeiH family protein, with the translated sequence MLWPGLAVTAVAIAVSMAISGQFPAVSALTVAVVVGIVAGNMPGFPALARPGIAWSTKTLLRVGVVLLGLQLSVTQVLGLGAGTVVAVLLIVALTFVGTLLIGRLMGVPRGLSMLVATGFSICGASAVAAMESVVERDDEDVATSVAMVTVFGTISMLALPALAVGYGLSGDEIGRVAGGSVHEVAQVVAAASPAGAAAVAVAVVIKLSRVVLLAPMVTAVSVVERRHSAADSGKRPPIMPLFVLGFLVAVAVRSAGVLPEAVLDGAKQLTTLLLTGALFALGFGVRIKALLRNGAKAFALGACSTILVTGLGFATMLTLA
- a CDS encoding LysR family transcriptional regulator, with the protein product MTPPDPESLRLLVLVGELGSIGAAAAELRVSQPSASKRLSRLERQLALPLVERTRQGCTLTPAGVMVCDWAKQVLAHVDGLMNGVRALRAQHEGKLRVAASMTVAEYLVPRWISQLRRTLPDVHLELDVANSLSVAEAVRHGHADLGFIETPVPPEGVSVRFVTRDRMVVVAPPEHPWARLRRPLTATELAATPLIVREHGSGTRETLYRALAGVGADPVTPLLELRSTTAARNAVVAGAGPAVLSVLAVATDLAEKRLVDVPVAALDLHRPLHAVWRSGLQLTGSAAALLATAMRTPEASPAG
- a CDS encoding aldehyde dehydrogenase family protein, giving the protein MLELHNFVDGEPADTLAGETLPLVDPSTGEEYGTAPLTRWMDVDAVMVVAASAFESWSQTTPRQRQQVLLDVADAVEERADELVVAECRNTGKPWSVVRDDELPMAVDLIRFYAGAARVQEDGAGGEYRPGHTSFSRREPIGVCAQVTSWTHPLLLAAAKFAPALAAGNTVVIKPAETTPVSTALLVEIAGQFLPAGALNLICGDRDSGRAMVAHEVPGMFSITGTVRSGMEVAGSAASDLKRAHLQLGGKAPAVVFDDADVPRAARRIAAAAFGNAGQSCTAASRVLAGPAVFDELVVALAEWAEAMRPGPPQDLDAAFGPLNSLGQLEMVQAHLERLPEHARIVTGGRRKGERGFFHEATVVAGVEQDDELVQNEVLGPVLTVQRFDSEQGAVELANGVRYGLVSSIWTRDHARAMRVSRRLQAGTVWINTHHPFTAEMPHSGFKHSASARDFGRYGLEEYSRIKHVMSAWDEE
- a CDS encoding MFS transporter; this translates as MSKTVMTASPIGEQGDRPRSSKVAWLVWGVGALCYCAALFHRASLGVAAPEALRRFDTGPAVLALFSALQLGVYLVLQVPSGLLADRLGPRKVITGGMVAMAVGSAVFALTTSIVGGIAGRILIGFGDAFMFTNVLRLAALWFPPHKYGKVVALTGLAGGLGQVVSTLPLGLSLHNLGWVPTFFGAAALTVALTLLAVLAIQDRPDNIPPDHAQPAHDTPELRERVTHTLRHVIAQRGTRHSFWVHFVLMAQFLAVTTLWGGPWLTKSQGHGQAEVGSLLMLSVLGFIGGSLFAGQYISGRPQRRDRYTLGLSTAVVLVWAVLVLWPGTLPMPLLVVALVFIGAGGGGAMLAFDGARMANAAHRCGTASGVVNMGGFSAAVLIQLLVGAVLQSVSDLPAAQAYRWAFAPVLVLMAVGTLAQWLRRPKTSCPGEPPSHARPWG
- a CDS encoding GntR family transcriptional regulator, which encodes MSSATPRDPVSSATPAVPGPPAADRAYQHVKAGLLDGSYPDGDLLSEGEVANALQMSRTPVREAFLRLQTEGFLRLYPKRGALVVPVTPTEARAVVEARLALESFAIDKLAMQGRDAMTAVGEQLAAHPACDAAELSDAGMHEADRAFHATLVAAAGNPVVAELYNALRDKQMRITATARTHAVRPRITQQHAHLASAIRDGDPELAKARLRKHLLGTVRALGVAGGPYLDPESDF
- a CDS encoding helix-turn-helix domain-containing protein; translated protein: MRFERARRQLIAGNVGSLADIAADSGYSDQAHFNRDWREFTGVAPSRWIAEELPFVQGAAHLDDASWRHDDERNANRDLAPDPLRRQESRHPLPDAGVRIRGNPDRAR
- a CDS encoding VOC family protein, producing MRFLMQAFGFEETLIVPGEGGEIVHAELRWPGGGGIMIGTCDSGSPFAKPKGSGAAYVVTGDPDALFQRAVAAGAEIVHELVDQGYGSREFSVRDPEGNSWSFGTYAGS
- a CDS encoding SPFH domain-containing protein, translating into MTGLIVLVVVVLLVLIIAVKSVMVVPQAQSAVIERLGKFRSVAEPGLNFLVPFFDRVRARIDLREQVVSFPPQPVITQDNLTVSIDTVVYFQVTDSRSAVYEISNYIIAVEQLTTTTLRNVVGAMSLEETLTSRDKINTQLRGVLDQETGRWGIRVARVELKAIDPPPSIQDSMEKQMRADREKRAMILNAEGTRESAIKTAEGQKQASILAAEGQKQAAILTAEADRQSSILRAQGERASRYLQAQGQAKAIEKVFAAVKRGKPTPELLAYQYLQTLPQMAQGDANKVWVVPSDFGKSLEGFARMLGAPGEDGVFRYEPPKEEPPTAAPEEEEESVKSWFDTSTTPEVAEAVRAAEAVARKEVPSPGIAPTALPEPPPQQG
- a CDS encoding NfeD family protein, whose amino-acid sequence is MTPALLWLIAGVLLVGAEVLSGDFVLVMLGAAALGAAGASVLGAPLPVDAVVFAVLGLGLIFLARPALKRRMHHPGELKTNVDALVGKHALVESTVDAHGGQVRINGELWSARAFDETQVIEVGQTVTVVEIAGATAVVGTEL
- a CDS encoding DUF3097 domain-containing protein, translating into MRSVNYGKDILAGPRRRKVPEIPAEPGLVVEDPASGFCGAVLRVEKGTVVLEDRHGKQRLFPMRPAAFLFEGEPATLVPVRGAAQAKPTRSASGSVRVEGLRARTARGSRIWVEGQHDAELVERIWGHDLRVAGVVVEPLHGVDDLPGLLAEFAPEPGRRVGVLVDHLVPGSKESRLVEGIDDPHVLITGHPFVDIWEAVKPQALGIVGWPRVPRGTDWKQGVCAELGWPEPADGWRRVLSSVSNFRDVETPLLTAVERLIDFVTEDG